Proteins encoded in a region of the Zea mays cultivar B73 chromosome 4, Zm-B73-REFERENCE-NAM-5.0, whole genome shotgun sequence genome:
- the LOC103654295 gene encoding protein LURP-one-related 8 gives MAKVHPNAAGSVVATAAAVGRAPAEADGEPSTVLTVWRKSLLFNCDGFTVYDASGDLAFRVDCYAGSTRRWRRAGVVLMDASGKPLLTVRRKTRLGLAERWVIYDADADDGTTTTARATPLLSVRRRIGACCKTLALAHSAAAGTDDAAAAAALSYVVEGSYGRRACAVREERGGAVVAEVQRKEAVGDDVFRLVVAGSRLGAPLSMALVIALDDMFRGGAGGGGWSTTRSLLRRKNSSMAI, from the coding sequence ATGGCCAAGGTCCACCCCAACGCCGCGGGGTCCGTCGttgccacagcagcagcagtaggccGGGCCCCGGCGGAGGCTGATGGAGAGCCGTCCACTGTGCTGACGGTGTGGCGCAAGTCGCTGCTCTTCAACTGCGACGGCTTCACTGTCTACGACGCCAGCGGCGACCTGGCCTTCCGCGTCGACTGCTACGCCGGCTCCACCCGGCGCTGGCGCCGCGCCGGCGTCGTGCTCATGGACGCCAGCGGGAAGCCGCTCCTCACCGTGCGCCGCAAGACGCGGCTCGGCCTCGCGGAGCGCTGGGTCATCTacgacgccgacgccgacgacGGCACGACGACGACGGCCAGGGCCACGCCGCTGCTCTCCGTCCGCCGCCGCATCGGCGCGTGCTGCAAGACGCTGGCGCTCGCCCACTCCGCGGCCGCGGGCACCGacgacgcggcggcggcggctgcactGTCGTACGTGGTGGAGGGCTCCTACGGGCGGCGCGCCTGCGCGGTGCGTGAGGAGCGCGGGGGCGCCGTCGTCGCGGAGGTGCAGAGGAAGGAGGCCGTCGGCGACGACGTGTTCCGCCTCGTCGTGGCGGGGTCACGTCTCGGCGCGCCGCTTTCCATGGCGCTCGTCATCGCCCTCGACGACATGTTCCGCGGcggggccggcggcggcggctggtcgACGACGCGGTCGTTGCTACGCAGGAAGAATTCGTCCATGGCTATATAG